The stretch of DNA GCTGAAGCCGGCCATACGCACCCTGCTGGCCGATCCGCGCCTCACCGATCTGTCCCCGCGGGGACACGCGGGCACGGACACCGTCGATTGGACCGATCCGGTTCCGGGCGACCTGCGCGTCAGCTATATCCTGCCCTCGACCCATTGGCGCGTGGTGGACAGCGGTGTGCTATGGCCGGACCCCGACGATCCCTTTGCCGAAACCGTTGCCACGGCCAGCCGTCACCGCCTTGTTTGGGCCGACCTGGCCCTTGACCCTGCGGGCGGTGGTGAGTAGGCGAAACCCCAAGCAATCAAAGGAGTTTCGCCCATGTCCAATCCGTCGATCTTGATCCTGCCCGGCGACGGCATCGGCCCCGAAGTCATGGACCAGGTGGTGCGTGTCATCGACTGGTACGGCGCGAAACGGGACCTGGCATTCGACGTGTCCACGGACCTTGTGGGCGGAGCGGCCTATGACGCGCATGGCGTGCCGCTGCACGACGACACGATGGCCAAGGCACAAGAGGTCGACGCGGTTCTGCTGGGTGCGGTGGGCGGCCCGAAATACGACGATCTGGATTTTTCGGTTAAGCCAGAGCGCGGCCTGCTGCGTCTGCGCAAGGAAATGGACCTGTTCGCCAACCTGCGCCCCGCGCAGTGCTTTGACGCGCTGGCCGACTTCTCGTCCCTGAAAAAGGATGTCGTCGCCGGCCTCGACATCATGATCGTCCGCGAGTTGACCTCAGGCGTCTATTTCGGTGAGCCGCGCGGCATTTTCGAGGAAGGCAACGAACGCGTCGGCATCAACACCCAAAGATATACGGAAAGCGAGATTGAGCGCGCCGCCCGCTCGGCATTCGAACTGGCAATGCGCCGCAACAAAAAGGTCTGCTCGATGGAGAAGGCCAACGTGATGGAAAGCGGCATCCTGTGGCGTGAGGTCGTGACCAAGGTGGGCGAGGACTACCCCGAGGTCGAACTAAGCCATATGTATGCCGACAACGGCGCGATGCAGCTGGTGCGCGCGCCCAAGCAGTTCGACGTGATCGTGACTGACAACCTGTTTGGCGACATCCTATCCGACTGTGCCGCCATGCTGACCGGATCGTTGGGCATGTTGCCGTCTGCAAGCCTTGGCGCACCGATGGCCAATGGACGCCCCAAGGCGATGTACGAACCCGTCCACGGCTCGGCCCCGGACATCGCCGGGCAAGGCAAGGCGAACCCGATTGCCTGCATGCTCAGCTTTGCCATGGCGCTGCGCTATTCCTTTGACCAAGGTGACGAGGCTGCGCGACTGGAACAAGCCATCGAAACGGTGCTGGCAGATGGCGCACGCACGGGCGACCTGATGGGACCGGAGGGCGGCACACCCTTGTCCACCGCAGAGATGGGCGACGCGATCCTCGCCGCCCTCGACGCAAGCCTGTAACACTTGGCTCGGCGCGCGGTAGGTTTTCCGTGCGCCGCGCCGACCCACCGAACCGGGCCGCCCGCGCGATCCGGGCTGAATTTTGAGCAAAGGGCGGTTTCTCACCCAGCGCAGGGTCCGCACGTGTGGACAATCCCTCTGGTGTCGCTATTGAACCAGAGAAACCACCAAAGAAACCATCGCCATGTCCGCAAATGCCAAAGGGGCCGTGCTGGCCCTGATCGCCTTCGGGCTGTTTTCAACGCACGACGTGTTCATCAAAACACTGGGCGCGACCTATTCGCCGATCCAGATCGTGTTTTTCAGCGTGCTGCTCAGCTTTCCGCTGGCCACCATCATGCTGATGCGGGACGCCAAGCCCGGCACGCTGGTGCCGGTG from Tateyamaria omphalii encodes:
- the leuB gene encoding 3-isopropylmalate dehydrogenase; protein product: MSNPSILILPGDGIGPEVMDQVVRVIDWYGAKRDLAFDVSTDLVGGAAYDAHGVPLHDDTMAKAQEVDAVLLGAVGGPKYDDLDFSVKPERGLLRLRKEMDLFANLRPAQCFDALADFSSLKKDVVAGLDIMIVRELTSGVYFGEPRGIFEEGNERVGINTQRYTESEIERAARSAFELAMRRNKKVCSMEKANVMESGILWREVVTKVGEDYPEVELSHMYADNGAMQLVRAPKQFDVIVTDNLFGDILSDCAAMLTGSLGMLPSASLGAPMANGRPKAMYEPVHGSAPDIAGQGKANPIACMLSFAMALRYSFDQGDEAARLEQAIETVLADGARTGDLMGPEGGTPLSTAEMGDAILAALDASL